TTGAAGAAGGAAAAACAAGTTTGATTATTGGTCAGAGTGGAGCAGGGAAAACAGTATTTCTAAAAAGTCTGTTGGGTTTACATACGCCAGAAGAAGGAACGATAACTTATAATGGTAAAGTAAATACTGAAATGACTATTGAGGAGAAAAGAGACTTTCGTCAAGAGTTAGGAATGGTATTTCAAGGAAGTGCGTTATTTGATTCTTTAAATGTAGAAGAGAATGTTACCTTTCCTTTAAAGATGTTTACTCAGCAAACAAAAGAAGAAATGCTAGAGAGAGCAAATTTTGTTTTACAAAGAGTAAATCTTGAAAATTCAAATAAAAAATTACCTTCTGAACTTTCGGGAGGAATGCAGAAAAGGGTTGCTATTGCTAGAGCAATTGTAATGAATCCGAAATATTTGTTTTGTGATGAACCAAATTCTGGTTTAGAT
This genomic window from Tenacibaculum sp. 190524A05c contains:
- a CDS encoding ABC transporter ATP-binding protein, which encodes MIEVNDIHKSFGDTNVLKGISTSFEEGKTSLIIGQSGAGKTVFLKSLLGLHTPEEGTITYNGKVNTEMTIEEKRDFRQELGMVFQGSALFDSLNVEENVTFPLKMFTQQTKEEMLERANFVLQRVNLENSNKKLPSELSGGMQKRVAIARAIVMNPKYLFCDEPNSGLDPSTSILIDNLIKEITEEYNITTVINTHDMNSVMEIGDKIVFLKNGIKAWEGSSKEIFKTDNKAVVDFVYSSNLFKKVRQAYLNE